One window from the genome of Scyliorhinus torazame isolate Kashiwa2021f chromosome 3, sScyTor2.1, whole genome shotgun sequence encodes:
- the rpp25l gene encoding ribonuclease P protein subunit p25-like protein produces MENYQKTKITELPCPHPIANLPKDIIEMKVKEGSKIRNLMGYAIGKMESASTTEILFTGTGKAVSKAITCVEIMKRRLKGLHQITKLFYKQVEELWEPIVSEAGLDSLTVKRNLPAICILLSKDTLHANEPGYQAPGSFDALWIHSLKEEALTQRKKRRGGDGLGKGGKHPGSGRGERPKKSRS; encoded by the coding sequence atggaaaaCTACCAAAAGACAAAAATCACAGAACTGCCTTGTCCGCACCCAATTGCTAATCTTCCAAAAGACATAATTGAAATGAAGGTAAAGGAAGGTAGCAAAATAAGAAATCTCATGGGATATGCCATTGGAAAGATGGAATCAGCCAGTACCACAGAGATCCTTTTCACTGGCACAGGGAAAGCAGTCAGCAAAGCAATCACCTGTGTGGAAATCATGAAGAGAAGATTAAAAGGCCTCCATCAAATAACTAAACTGTTTTATAAACAGGTTGAAGAACTCTGGGAGCCTATTGTTTCAGAGGCAGGATTAGATAGTTTAACTGTAAAAAGAAACCTTCCTGCCATTTGCATCCTGTTGTCTAAAGACACTCTGCATGCCAATGAGCCAGGCTATCAGGCTCCTGGGTCCTTTGACGCTTTGTGGATACATTCTTTAAAAGAAGaagcactgactcaaaggaaaaagAGACGAGGAGGAGATGGGCTTGGTAAAGGTGGTAAACATCCTGGATCTGGAAGAGGAGAAAGGCCCAAGAAATCCAGAAGCTGA